The sequence below is a genomic window from Fibrobacter sp. UWB10.
TCGAAACGGGTACCTACGAATACGACGGTAACCTTGCTTACGTGGGCATTCCGGAACTCCAGAAGTTGCTTGGCCTTGAAGATGTCGTAACCGGTATCCAGTTCCGCTTGAATAACCATTGGCTTGCGGGCGAGGCGGTGGATAGCCTTGCCACTTGGCTCGGTTATCCGTATTATGCCATGGACTGGAAGACGAAAAACATTACGCTCCTCAAGTGGATGAACTACGAAAAGTTCATTGTTGCTGCGGTGATTTGCCTCATCATTTTGGTGGCTGCATTCAATATCATCAGTAGCTTGATCATGGTCGTTATCGACAAGACCAAGGAAATCGGAATCCTCCGCAGCATGGGCTTGAGCAAAGGCAGCGTGATGCGTGTCTTTATGCTTATGGGTAGCTTTATTGGCGTGGGCGGCACGATTGTTGGTGGCACCATTGGCTTGGTGCTTTGCAAGCTGCAAGAGGCCTACCACTTTATCAAGCTCCCGGGTGATGTTTACGTGATTCCGTACTTCCCGATTTCGGTGCACATTCTTGACGTGATTTTGATTTTTGTAATTGGCATTGCGCTTTGCGTGGCGGCCACTTTGCTGCCTGCCTGGAAGGCTAGCCGCTTGGATCCGGTGGGGGCAATTAGACATGAGTAGTTTGCTTGAAACAGTTGACCTCCGTCGAGAATTCTCTGAAACGGGCGAAAAGCTTGAAATCCTCAAGGGCGTGAACTTCTCGATGGAAGAAGGCGAACTTGTGGCCCTTACGGGTTCTTCGGGTTCGGGTAAGTCGACCTTCTTGAATTTGGTGGGAATGCTTGATACACCGACTTCTGGCGAAATCCTTTTTAAGGGCAAGGCGCTTTCCAAGTTTAACGATTCTGAACGCGACCGCTACCATCGTGTACAGGTGGGGTTTGTGTTCCAGTTCCATCACCTGTTGAGCGAATTTACCGCGATTGAAAACGTGTGCGTGCCGGGCCGCATTCTTGGAACGTCTGAAAAGGAATGCCGTGAACGCGCTGCAATGCTTTTGGAAACGGTGGGACTCAAGGACCGCCTCAAGCACTTGCCGCGTGAACTTTCCGGTGGTGAACGCCAGCGTGTGGCTATTGCCCGTGCGCTCATGAACCATCCGGACTTGGTGCTGGCTGACGAACCGAGCGGTAACTTGGATGAAGCAAATTCCGCGATGCTGAACGAATTGATTGGCGAACTTAACGAAAAGTTTAATCAGGCTTTCTTGATTGTGACGCACGACGAAAAATTGGCTAGTTTTGCAAAACGCCGTGTTGTAATGCATGGCGGCGTCATTCAGTAGCTTAAGGAGAAAATATGTCTGATATCAACGGTATTTTTTCGAAGAAAGCGAAGGCTGTTTTACAGGCGGCACGCATTGCTGCCCGTAATTTAGGTAGCGATAGTGTTACGACCGAACATTTGCTGCTCGGCCTGGTACGCGAAGATTCCGGCTTTGCCGCCGAAACCTTGCGTGCGCTTAAGATCAATTTGAATGAACTTGGCGAAAATGTGCAGCGCTCGCTGACCACAAATGGTGGCATTATGACCGTGGGCGATGCCCATGGTGCGTTGCTCTCTTTTACGACTCGTTGTAAGGCTGCTCTTTTTAATGCGGCAAAGATTGCTAAAGAAGAAGGGGACCAGTATATTGGCCCCGAACACTTGATGCTTGCCATTTTGCAGCAGGCTGAATCTCCGGCTGCAGGCACTCTTTCGACCTTTGGCGTAACCTACGAAAATTTTGAAAACACCTTGCAGCAGATCAAGCGCGAGGCCATGAATGGTCAGCCCTCTGGCGAAGAAGGCGATGGCATGGACGGCGATGACCGCTTTATGGGACAGGGCCGCGGTGGCGATACCCGCCAGCAGGTGCGTAGCCAGAGTCGTTCCAAGACGCCGATTCTCGATCACTTTGGTCGCGACTTGACGGCGCTTGCCAAGCAGGGTAAGCTTGATCCGATTATCGGTCGCGGTCGCGAAATTGAACGTTTGATTCAGATTCTTTGCCGCCGCAAAAAGAATAACCCCGCCCTCATTGGTGAACCGGGCGTGGGCAAGACGGCGATTATTGAAGGCCTTGCTCAGAAGATTGTCCAGAAGAAGATTCCGGAACTCTTGATGAACAAGCGCGTAGTCACGCTTGATGTGGCTGCTATGGTGGCAGGCACTAAGTACCGTGGCCAGTTCGAAGAACGCGTGAAGGGCCTGATTATGGAACTCCAGCGCGTGGACAATTCGGTGATTCTCTTTATCGATGAATTGCATACGATTGTGGGCGCGGGCGGTTCCGAGGGTAGCCTTGATGCCAGCAATATCTTTAAGCCGGCGCTCGCCCGAGGCGAACTCCAGTGCATTGGAGCCACGACGATCGATGAATACCGCAAGTACATCGAAAAAGATGCCGCACTTGAACGCCGTTTCCAGACGATTGTCGTGAATCCGCCTAATTCCGAAGATTCTATCCAGATTTTGGAAGGGCTGCGCCCGAAGTACGAGCAACACCATAAGGTGCATTACACGCCCGAAGCCATTCGAGCTGCGGTGACGCTTGCCGAACGCTACATTACCGACCGATTCCTGCCGGACAAAGCTATCGACGTGCTTGACGAAGCCGGTGCCCGCGTGCGTTTGAATTCGATTCGTACGCCGCAAGACCTTAAGGAAATGGAAGACGAACTTGCCGCGACCATGCAAAAGAAGGAAGAGGCCATTGCCGATCAGCAGTATGAAACGGCAGCCACTCTCCGCGACAAGATTGAAGATTTGACGAACCGCATCGCTGAACGCCGCGAAGCCTTGAATAAAGAAGACTCTGCGGATTTCCCGATTGTTGATGAAAACGAAATTCGCGATTGCATCAGCAAGATGACGGGTATCCCCGTCAGTCGCCTCGCTGGTGAAGAAACGCAGAAGCTCCTGAAGCTCGGCGACGAAATCAAGGAACGCGTGATTGGCCAGGACCAGGCTGTAGACGCCGTGGTGAAAGCCATTCGCCGTACTCGCGCAGGCATTCGCGATACTAAGCGCCCCATGGGTAGCTTCTTGTTCCTCGGTCCCACAGGTGTCGGTAAGACGGAACTGGCGAAGGTTCTCAGTCAGAGCCTGTTCGGCAGCGAAGATTCCATGATCCGTATCGACATGAGCGAATACATGGAAAAGCACAGCGTGAGCCGCTTGATCGGTGCGCCTCCGGGATACGTAGGCTTCGAAGATAACGGTGGCCAGCTCAGCGAAAAGGTGCGTAAGCGCCCCTACTGCGTGGTGCTTCTCGACGAAATCGAGAAGGCTCATCCGGACATTTACAACTTGCTCTTGCAGATTTTGGACGACGGTATCCTTACGGATAGCTACGGCCGCAAAATCAACTTCAAGAATACGATAATCATCATGACGAGTAACGCAGGCGCTCGCGAAGTGCGCCACAGCAGCGGCATGGGATTCACCAAGATGGGCGAGACCGACGACTACGAACGTATGGAAACGGCTATCCGCGAAGAAGTCAAGCGAGTGTTCTCTCCGGAATTCTTGAACCGTGTGGACGAGCAGATTGTGTTCCGTCCGCTGACCAAGAAGGATCTCTCTTCTGTCGTAGACATTCAGCTGACCTTCTTGCAGAAGAACTTGTCTGAACGCGGAATCCTTCTGGAAGTTTCCGAAGCCGCCAAGGAATTCATCGTTTCGCACAACTACGATTCTGCACTCGGCGCGCGCCCGATTCGCCGCTCCATTCAGAACCTGGTCGAAGACGAAATTGCCGAAGGCCTGTTGCTTGGAATCTACAAGGACTTCACGACAATTTCGATTGATGTCGAAAACAACAAGCTCAAGTTCACATCCGAGGCGTTACCAAGCTAGTGATAATGTGAAGAGTGTTGTGTGTAATGTGTAATGAATTTAATTTCACATTCCACACTACACATCCCACATTTTTTATATTTACCCGCGAAAAAATTCAACAATCAAACCCAAGAGGTTATACAATGGCTAAAATTCCTGCAGTTCTTATCTTTGGCGCACCGGGTTCCGGCAAGGGTACCGTTGGCGCAAAGCTCGCTGCTACTACGTCCCTCAAGCACATTTCCACGGGTGACATCTTCCGTGGCATTGCTCCTTCCAGCGAATCTGGCAAGCTCCTCGCTTCTTATTCCAGCAAGGGCCTCTTGGTTCCGGACGAAGCCACTGTCGAAATTTTCGGCCGTTTCATCGAAGGCCTCATCAATACGAACAAGGTGAACCCGGATAAGGATACCCTCCTCCTCGACGGTATTCCTCGCACGGTTGCTCAGGTCAAGCTCATCGAATCCGTGGTCGACGTGAAGCACATCTTCGTGCTCGACATCAAGGACGAAAAGACCATCGTAGCCCGTCTCCTCAACCGCGCGAAAATCGAAGGCCGCAAGGACGACGCCGACGAAGCCGTGATCAAGAACCGTCTCAAGGTTTACAAGGAATCTACCGCCAAGGTTCTCGGCAAGTACAGCAAGTCCATCATCAGCCGCATCAATGGCGATAACACTCCGGACGAAGTGTTCTGCGACACTCTCGCTGCCTACGTGAAGTTCTGCAAGGCTTCTAATAAGACCGCAAAGGCCAAAAAGCCGGCAGCAAAGAAGGCTAAGAAGTAATAGTCGACGGGCCTTTGCTCTCGCAATCGCGACCGGTTAATACCGGTCGCTTTTTGCTCACGGAAGACCGCAAAGGCCAAAAAGCCTGCTGCAAAGAAGGCTAAGAAGTAATAGTCGACGGGCCTTTGCTCTCGCAATCGCGACCGGTTAATACCGGTCGCTTTTTTGCTCACGGAAGACCGCAAAGGCCAAAAAGCCTGCTGCAAAGAAGGCTAAGAAGTAATAGTCGACGGGCCTTTGCTCTCGCAACCACGCCTCGTTAATACGAGGCGTTTGTTGCTCACGGAACAAGTGCTCCAAGGCTTGCATCATAAAGCTTAAAGAGACCGTGGATAAATCCGCGGTCTTTTTGTTTTTTCTATTTTTGGAGCATAAAATCTAGAAAGGATGAAAATGGAACCAAACAATCAGTATAATTCAGTGGGAAATTCTTCCTCAGCTAAGAACAATAAGGACGATGACGAAATCGATATCCTCGAAGTTCTTAGTTTGCTGTTGAAGCATAAATTCTTTTTAGCTTGTTGTATCGTTGCTGGCTGTGCGCTTGGTTTCTTGGCTTCGAACTGGATGCGCCCGCAATATACGAGCGATGCTCTTTTGCAGATTGATGTGAAGGGAAATAAGGCTGGTAAGGCCATGGGTGAAATGGGTGCCCTTTTGGATGTGGCATCTCCGGCCGAAGCTGAAATTGAACTTTTGAAGAGCCGCATGGTTCTGACTTATGTTGTTGAACAAGAACGCCTGTGCTTTAATGCCTTCCCGAAGGGTGCAATCGATCGCTTGCTCCATACGGAAGGTCGCATGGATCTTGAAGACCTTTACATTCCTGAAATTGCCCGCATTGAAAAGTGGACTGCAGAAGTTGTCGGTGAAGATGAATTTGCCGTGTATACGCCTGAAGGTGTAAAGCTTTTGCAGGGTAAGGTGGGTGAGTCGCTGTCGGCCCCTTATGGTGGCGATACGCTTAGAATCCACGTGAAGCACTTGCTCGCAAGACCGGGTCAGCAGTTCGTAATTGCGCAGTCCGAACCGCTAGATGCAGTCCGAGGCTTGGTCAAGAAACTTGATGTGGCCGAAAAGGGTAAGCAGACGGGTATCATTGGTGTGTCCTATACGGATCGCTATGCTGACAAGGCTGCATCTGTCTTGAACACCATCGCAAATATCTACCTGCGCCAGAATGTGGAAATGCGCAGTGCCGAAGCTGAAAAGACTTTGGAATTCCTTGAATCGCAGTTGCCTGGTGTTAAGGCCAAGTTGGACAGTTCTGAAAAGAAACTGGCTGACTATCGTCTGAAAATCGGTTCTGTGGACATGACGGGTGAAACTAGGTCGCACTTGGAAAAAGTGGCTCAACTTGAAAAACAGATTCTGGAATTGGATCAGCAGCGTCAAGAAGCGACCCGTTTGTTCAAAGAAGAACACCCTGCTGTCCAGACGATTGTGCAACAGCAGAGCCGTTTGCGTTCGGAACTTTCGAGGCTCAAAAAGTCTGCTGAAAATATGCCTCGTACTCAGCAAGACGTGATGAGCTTGCAGGAAGAAGTGGCTGTGAACAATGCTCAGTACACGGCAATGCTTAACAACATCCAGCAGCTCCGCGTGGTGCGTGCCGGTGAAGTCGGTAACGTGCGTATTGTGGACTATGCTCAGATTGAACGTGCGCCTTCTAAGCCGAACAAGAAGCTTATCTTTGCCGGTTGTGTTGGCGGCGCATTCCTTTTGGGTGCCTTGCTGATTTACTTGTTGCAGATGACCAAGCGCGGTGTGCGCAGCTCTCTTGAAATTGAACGTGAAACGGGTATTAGCGTTTACGCCAAGATTCCGAAGGCTGAAAATGCAATTCTCTTGAAGCGCAATAAGGGTAAGAATACCAAGCCTTTGGTGGAAGATGATCCCGATTCTCCATCAAGCGAAGCGCTCCGTTCTCTTTATACGGCTATTGAATTTGCAACGACCGATTTGCGCGTCATGATGGTGACGGGTATGATTCCGGGCGTGGGCAAGTCCTTTGTTTCTAAGAATGTTTCTGCCCTTTTTGCTGGCTCTGGCAAGAAGACTTTGCTCATCGATGCTGACATGCGTCGCGGCGTGGTGTACAGCCACCGCAAGCAGGGCCTGGGCGATGTGCTCGAAGGCAAGTGCTCTCTGGATAACGCTGTGGCCGATTCCATTACCAAGAACCTGTATGTGCTTGGTGCCGGTAAGACCGACGTTTCTCCTAGCGAACTCTTGCGCGGCGAAACCTTCAAGAACCTTTTGGAAGAAGCCAAGTCCAAGTTTGATATTGTTATCGTGGACACGCCTCCTCTGGAACTCGTAACCGATTCCGAACTCATTTACCCGATTGTGGACTTCGCCTTGTTCGTGCTCCATTACGGCAAGCATTCCATGGACCAGATTAAGGAATCCATGATGAAGCTGGATCGTTGCTGCGAAGGCAAGGCCCGCGCGTTCGTGATGAACCATTGCGAATCTGACGGCCATGGATATGGCTATGGCAGCTATGGTTACGGTAAGTACAGCTATTACGGTAAAGACAAAAAGAAAAAGTAATTACAACTCATGAAAGTTTTTCTCTACGACACGACTCTCCGCGACGGTAACCAGGACCGTAAAATCAGCCTTTCTCTTGCAGACAAGCTGCAGATTGCGCGCATTCTGGACCATTTCGGCTTTGACTACATCGAAGGCGGCTGGCCGAATCCCAGCAACCCCACCGACGAAGAATTCTTCCAGAAGATTAAGGAAGTCAAGCTGAAGCATGCGAAGATTGCTGCCTTTGGTTCTACTCGTCGCCCCAAGGTGTTGCCTGAAAAGGACCCGCTGTTGCAGGCTCTTGTAAAGTCTGGCGCTCCGGTGAAGACTATTTTCGGTAAGAGCTGGGACCTGCATGTGACCGACGTGATTCGCACGACGCTCGAAGAAAACCTCGACATGATCGAGTCTTCTGTGGCATACCTCAAGGAACATTCCGAAGAGGTGATTTACGATGCCGAACATTTCTTTGACGGCTACAAGGCGAACCCGCAGTATGCTCTGGAAACTCTGAGAGCTGCAGAACTGGGCCATGCCGACTTTATCGTGCTTTGCGATACCAATGGCGGTACCATGCCGTGGGAACTCGAAGAGATTGTGAAGGACGTGAAGAAACACGTTTCTACGCCGATTGGAATTCATGTGCATAACGATGCCGGCCTTGGCGTGTGCAACAGCATTTACGCTGTGAAGAGCGGTGCGACCATGGTGCAGGGCGTGGTGAACGGTTACGGTGAACGTTGTGGTAACGCAAACCTCACGACCATCGCTGCCGACCTCCATTTCAAAATGGGTGCCAAGTTCTTTGCTGCCAAGAAGATTGCTCGCCTCCGCCAGTTGAGCAGCAATGTGGACCAGATTGTGAACCTTCCGAGTGATGCTCACGCCCCGTATGTAGGCGATGCTGCCTTTGCCCATAAGGGTGGCGCTCATATCGATGGCGTCATGAAGGTGTCTCGCAGCTTTGAACACATTGACCCGCATGCTGTGGGTAACGACCGCGTGTTTGTGACCAGCGACCAGGCCGGAGGCTCTCTCGTTGTCGAAAAGCTCAAGGCTATTAAGCCGGGCATCGACAAGAAGGATCCGGTGGTGGCAAGTCTGCTTTCTTTGATCAAGGAACGCGAAAATGCCGGATGGCATTTCGACAGCGCCGAAGCAAGCTTCAAGATGCTTGTGTACCGCCACTTGGGCATGGTCAAGGAACCGTTCAAGGTGTTGAACTACCGCGTTATTGAAGACAAGACCCCGCAGGGTGTTTCTGTTTCGCAGGCCACAGTTAAGCTCCAGATTGGCGACAAGATTAGCCATCAGGTGAGCGAAGGCGATGGCCCGGTGAACGCTTTGGATGCCGCCCTCCGCAAGGCTTTGCTCCCGTTCTTCCCGAACATGGCGAAGGTCAAGCTCGACGACTATAAGGTGCGCGTGCTCGGTTCCAAGGTTGCCTCTGATGCGACGGTTCGCGTGTGGACAACCTTCGGCGATGAAAAGGGCTACTGGAATGTGGTGGGCGTTTCGAGCAACATCATCGAAGCTTCTTGGATGGCTTTTGTTGATGGCTTGACCTATAAGATTCTGGTGGACGATAAAGTCATCGAAAGCGCATACAAGCATTTGGACGTGAAGCCTGTTGAACCGGTCAAGGCAAAAGAAGAGGCTGCGCCTGAGAAAGCGAAAAAATTGACTGCTCGCAAGGTTCGTAATCTCGCGGGTGTTTCAAGGAAAAAGTAAGTCATGCAAATTGTAAAAGTTACTCCGAAATCTGCTGAAATTGAACGCATTTGCGGGCGCGAAGTCGCTCCGTCTAGGGAAATTCACGACAAGGTGTTGAGCATTCTTGCCGACATCAAGAAGGGTGGCATTGCGAAGGCTACTGAATACGCCCAGAAGTTCGACGGCCTCAAGGGCAAGAACATTCGCGTGCCGGCTTCCGCCATTGCAAAGTCTGCTGCCAAGTGCCCCAAGGAACTCCAAAAGGCCCTGAAGCAGGCCATCAAGAACGTTCGTGACTTCCACAAGAACCAGATGGAAGAATCTTGGCTGATGGAAGGTGCCGACGGCGTGGTGCTCGGCCAGCGCATTCGTCCGATGAAGCGCGTGGGCCTTTATGTGCCGGGTGGTGCAGGCATTTATCCGAGTACCGTGATTATGAATGCGGTTCCGGCTCTCGTAGCTGGCGTGCAAGACATCGTGGTGGTGACCCCGATTAAGGGCGAAATCAACCGCGCTGTGGCCTTTGTGCTGCAAGAACTCGGTATTGATGAAGTCTACCACATTGGTGGCGCTCAGGCTATCGGCTTGCTCGCTTATGGCGCTAAGGATGCCAAGGGCAAGACTGTTGTGGAACGCGTCGACAAGATTGTGGGCCCGGGTAACGTGTTTGCTGCCATCGCCAAGAAAGAAGTCTTTGGCGTTGTCGATATTGACATGGTCGCAGGCCCCTCCGAAGTGCTCGTAATGGCTGACAACACTTGCGATCCGGACTTTGTCGCTGCTGACCTTTTGAGCCAGGCTGAACACGGTTCCGGCTTTGAAGCTGCTATCTGCATTACCGACAACATGGAAACCGCCCAGATGATTTCTGCCTGCGTCGATGTGCAGGTCGAAAATTCTCCGAAGCGTGAACTTCTCGAAAAGGTGCTCGGCAACTTTGGCCGCATCTTGGTGGTGAAGGACTGGTTCGACGGCGTGGAAATCGCCAACCGTATTGCTCCAGAACACTTGGAAGTGATGACTGCTGAAGCTGAATCCATGGCTGCTCAGATTGAAAATGCTGGCGCCGTGTTTATCGGTCCGTGGTCCAGCGAACCGGTGGGTGACTACTTTGCCGGCCCGAACCACGTGCTGCCTACCAACGGAACGGGCCGCTTCTTCAGCCCGCTCGGCGTGTACGACTTCTTGAAGCGCATGAGCATCATCCGCTACAGCGAAAAGGCCATCAAGAAGAATGCGAAGGCAATTGCTGCCGTCGCTACCGAAGAAGGCTTTATCCATCACGCTGCAGCTGTGCTGAAGCGCCTCTAATATTCAATAAAATTTTTGAAGAAAGGCTCCTCGTTCGAGGAGCCTTTTCTACTTTTATAGAAAAATGGTGAGATAATTTATGGCTAAAACGATTCTTCAATCTGTATTGTTCCAAGGAAAAAAACAAGATATTTTGATTTCTGGCAAAAAGTTTGCCAAGGTCGGTCGTAAACTTTCCAAGAGTGATTATGCAAATGCCGAAATCGTTAAATGCGATGGCTTGGCCATTATCCCGCCTTTTTACAACGGACACACGCATGCTGCAATGACTTTGCTGCGAGGCTATGCCGACGATATGCCGCTTCAGAAGTGGCTGCAGGAATACATTTGGCCGTTCGAGGCTAAGCTCACTGCTAAGGATATCGAAATCGGATCGCGTCTTGCCGTGCTTGAAATGATTAAGTCCGGGACGGTCTTTTTCTCGGATATGTACTGGCGTCGCGAAGTCACCATGAAGGTGGTGAAGGAAATGGGAATCCGTGCGACCATTGGTGTGACGATTGCTGAAAATCTGGATACGCCCGAACATATTGAAGAAAATTTCAAGTTTTTGCAGGATCACCGTTTTGAATCGGACCGCGTGAAGCTAGCCGTGATGCCGCATTCCATTTATACTGTTGGCGAAAAGATTTTCAAGCGCTGCGCTAAGGTGGCCCGCGAAGAAAACTATATCTTGCATACTCATTTGTCTGAAACACTCAAGGAAGTCAAGGACTGCAAAAAACAGTATGGTTGCTCTCCCGTAGAACTCCTCGACAAGTGGGGAATCTTGGGTGGAAATTTTGTGGGAGCACACTGCGTTCACTTGAATGAATATGAAATGTCATTGATGGCTGAATCGGAATCGGCTGCGATTCTGAATCCGTGTTCGAACTTGAAACTCGGTAGCGGCATTCCGAAGGTGAATGCGCTACTCGATAGCGGCGTGCTTGTAGGCCTTGGTACTGACGGCGCTTCGTCTAACAATAACCTCGACATGCACGAAGAAATGAAGATGATTTCTCTCCTTGCAAAGGTGGAACCGAAGACCGGCAAGGCCGAATCTTTGCCGGCGATAGAGGCGCTTGAAATGGCGACTTGGAATACGGCGCTTGCCTATGGAATTCCTGCGGGTCTGATTGCCGACGACTTCTTGGCAGACGCCTTGCTGCTCGATTTAAAGAATGAACGCTTGGTTCCGAACTATAACCTGGTAAGCAATTGGGTGTACGCTGCGGATTCTAGCGCCATTCATTCGGTTATCTGTAATGGTAAATTTGTGATGCGCAATCATCACGTCGATGGCGAAGAAGATATCATTAAAGAAGCGCGTAAATACGCAACTAAGTATGTCCGCTAATTAAAATCGCTATTTCGCGACTTGCTTCGCTGTATTTTTCAGAGAATCGACAGCGTTTTTGACTGATTCTTTGGCAACTTCGGTTGCTTTGTCAGCGGCGTCCTTTGCGGATTCCTTGACCGCTTCTGTAGCCTTGTCTGCCGCTTCCTTGGCGGCCTCGGACGCCTTTTCAGCAGCCTTGTCTGTAATGGACTTGGTGATTTCGCTTGCTTTTTGTTCGGCAACCTCAAGCAGGTTCACCGGTTGCGAAGAATAGCCCATCATTTCAAGCGTACATTTGTAGGAGTCGTAAGCAAAAGAGGTGTCGCGGACTTCGGGAATGATTCCGCCGAAGGGGAACA
It includes:
- a CDS encoding amidohydrolase produces the protein MAKTILQSVLFQGKKQDILISGKKFAKVGRKLSKSDYANAEIVKCDGLAIIPPFYNGHTHAAMTLLRGYADDMPLQKWLQEYIWPFEAKLTAKDIEIGSRLAVLEMIKSGTVFFSDMYWRREVTMKVVKEMGIRATIGVTIAENLDTPEHIEENFKFLQDHRFESDRVKLAVMPHSIYTVGEKIFKRCAKVAREENYILHTHLSETLKEVKDCKKQYGCSPVELLDKWGILGGNFVGAHCVHLNEYEMSLMAESESAAILNPCSNLKLGSGIPKVNALLDSGVLVGLGTDGASSNNNLDMHEEMKMISLLAKVEPKTGKAESLPAIEALEMATWNTALAYGIPAGLIADDFLADALLLDLKNERLVPNYNLVSNWVYAADSSAIHSVICNGKFVMRNHHVDGEEDIIKEARKYATKYVR